TTCTTCGATGAAGAGGGAGGCCGCGTGATCTACTTCGAGGGGACGTACACGCAGAGCTTCGGCGCCGCGCCCGTGCAGACGCCGCTGTACGACTACAACCAGATAATGTACCGGCTCGACCTGGCCAATCCGCGGCTCAAGCTGCCGCCTCGATAAAAGGTCGCCCCGGGCAATGCCCGGGAGACCGGACCGCCACGGAATCCTTCCATCAAAGCCCTGGAAGCGCGCAACAAACCTAAGGGCACTCGCCAAACATCCGCCATTGGCTGAAGCCCACGCCACCCCCAGTGCCCCGCCCTGCTTTAGAGGGGAACATTAAAAATCCAGGCCGCGACCGGCACTTGCCGATCACGGCCTGGGAGGGAATGACTCGTTTCGAGCGAACGCTGCGGTTTAGTAGTTAAACCACAGGCCGGCCGTCGCACCGTGGACGACGAGCGAGCTATCCGACTCGATGCGTTCCATCTCGGGGTAGTCGTTGAGGAACGGGGGAACCTGGTCGTCCGACAACGCGATGCCCGTCGCCGCCACCACGCGGTAGCCGACAAAGGCCGTGATGCAGCGCGAGAAGCGATAGTTCACACCGAGATCGATTTCGGTGAGGAACGACACGTCGTTCTTCTTCGCGTTGATATCGAAGCCCGGAGCACCATTCTGCTGGAGCAGGTACAGCGACTGGTTCTGGGTCATGTAGTTGTTGTAGATACCGAACTTCGGCGTGGCGAAGATGCTCAAGCGATCGGTGAGCTGCAGGTTGGCGTACGCCCCCAACTGGGCACCGATCAGGTTGTTATCGACGTTCACGTCGTAGAAGGCCGTATTTTCCGCATCGCCGTAGGTGAAGCCGTTGCGGACGGCGCTGAAGATCAGGTGATCGCGGAACTTGAACCAGCGGATACCGGCCAACCAGCTCACATTGAAGGTGCGGTTGGTGCTGAAGACGGGGTATTCGATCAGGTTCAACTCGACGTTGTGTACTTCGTTGGCGCGCGTCAGGCGATGCTCGGGCGAGCCGTCGAAGTAGTCGTCGGCCATGCCCACGCCCAACGGATTGAGCGACATGTAGATCGGCGTGTTGTAGTAGCCGCCGGTCAGGGTCGCCTGGTCATTCATCGGGCCGAGACCCCAGTAGCTGAACTGGATCGCCGGCATGCTGCAGCCGTCGCCGCAGCCGCAGAAGGCGCGGCCGAAGGTGAAGCCGCCGCCGCCGCCCCAGTCGTCCGACACATCCTGGCCGTTGAGCAACTGGTCGTCGAAGTTGGTCGAGTTGGCGCTGAACCAGGTGCGGTTCGGCTTGCTGCGGGTCATGACCAGGCCGTAGGCCGAGCCGAACCACAGCGAACGGGGCGCTTCGCAGCATTGTTGGCAAGTGTCACAGCACTCGGAGCTGAGCGCTTCGTCGAACTTGTTCTCGTGGACCGGAGCCGGAGGAGCCGGCTGCTCGGTGGGATCGTAGTAGCCCGCCGGCGCTGTGTACGATTGCGTCGCGGGATAGCCGGACGTGGGGGCCTGCTGCGCGGTGAACCCATACTGTCCGACAGGGGCCGGCACCGCCAGGTACGAGGGGGCTGCCCCACCTTGCTGTGCAGGCGCGCTGGCCGCGGCGCCCAACACGCAGGCGGCCGCCGCCCAAGACAAAGGCGCGAAGATTCTCATCGATACCGACTCCTTTCGGGAAGACCCGCCAAGTTCGCTGGCGCCGGCACAACCGTGCGGTTTGTGTCGGGGAACGCCCCCGCGCTAAGCGCCGCGTGAGCGAGCCTCCTATGGCAAAATTCCGTTCCAGTGCTTCCCATCGTCGCCACCGCACTCGTGAATACGAGATTTCAGCGGCGCGGCGCAAAACCCATTCCTACGGCAACACCGGAAGCGTGCAGGCGGTACCATCCGACGATTCGGAACATGGCCGGCGGCAACCTTGATACGATCCGTGCGCACGGCGGGCCGAAAGCGCGAAACAGGGCCTGAAATCAGGCCCTGCGAGCGGAAAAGGAAGTGCGCCGCTTAAGACGCACAGCGACACTACGGCCGTTGAAGACGGCATAAATTGACAGACACGCGCTTGCCTTTCGCGGCGCAATGCCTAGCTGCCGCACGACCCGCATAGCCGGACTACGAAGTGAGACCCGACGCGGCTGGTTCCTCGGCCGTCGAGGCGGAGCTTTCCGCCGGACCAGGCTCGAGAAAGATCTCGTGCGCGAGCGCCAAATAATCGGCCGCACCGTTCGAGTCGGCCGCGTAGTCGAAGATCGATTGCCCAAAGCTGGGCGCCTCGGCCAGGCGGATGTTCTTGCGAATCCGTGTCTGGAACAAGACCGCTTGCGACCAGGGCGAGCGCTGCTCGCGCCCGTGGGCCAGAAAATCTTCGATGTCCTGCCCCACTTCGGCGGCCAGCTTCGTGGCGCCGTCGTACATGCACAGTACGATGCCCGTGACGCGCAGACGCGGATTGATGCGCTGCCGCACCAACTCGACCGTTTCGAGCAGTTTGCCCAGCCCGTGCAAGGCGAGAAAGTGAGGCTGGAGCGGGATGATCACCTCGTCGACGGCCGACAAGGCGTTGAGCGTCAGCACGCCCAACGAGGGGGGGCAGTCGACGAGCAGCAGATCGAAATCCTCGCGGTCGTCGCGCAGCTTGTCGCGGAGAATCATTTCGCGGCCAACGACCCCCGCCAGCTCGACCTCGGCCGCCGCCAGATCGATGTGCGAGCCGACGACCCAGAGCTGGTCGGAGACGCGGCAGCGCACGTCGGCCAACGACGCCGAGCCGGTCAGGACGTCGTAGATCGAGCGATCGTCGCGGCCGGGGGCGATGCCCAGGTGCAGCGTGGCGTGCGCCTGCGGATCGAGATCGAGCACGCAAACGCGGCGGCCGAGCGCCGATAGTGCCGCGCTCAGATTCACCGAGGTGGTCGTCTTGCCGACGCCCCCCTTTTGATTGATGATTGCAATGGTCCGCATCGGAGCTCCGTCGCCGATCGGTGGCCGGCATTCCCCAACGTCCCACCCTCGGGCACGTCGGCAGCGGCCAAACGCCGCAATTATAGACCCGACGGCTCCAAACGTCCTAGCCAGCTTTCATCCCCGGAAAACAGCCTCTATGCGCGTGATCGTCGAGAAAGATGCCGAATCCGTGGCCCGCCGTGGGGCTCGTTTCGTGGCCGAAATCGTCCGCCGCCGTCCCACCTGCGTGCTGGGGCTGGCCACCGGCGGGACCGTCGTTGGGTTGTACCGCGAGCTGATCCGCCTGCACCGCGAAGGGGGGCTCGACTTCTCGCGCGTCGCCAGCTTCAATCTCGACGAGTATGTCGGCCTCGACCCGACCCACCCGCAAAGTTACCGGCATTTCATGCAGGAGAACCTCTTCGATCACCTCAATATCGACGTGCGCAACACGCACGTGCCCGACGGCCGCGCGCTCGACTTCGACGCCCACTGCGAGCAGTACGAGCGGATGATCCGCGACGAAGGGGGGATCGACTTGCAGTTGCTCGGCATCGGCAGCGACGGCCACATCGCCTTCAACGAGCCGGGCTCGTCGCTGGGGAGCCGCACCCGGCTGAAGACGCTGACCTCCGAAACCGTACGCGACAACGCCCGCTTCTTCGGCAGCGAGGAAGAGGTTCCTCGCTGTGCGATCACGATGGGCGTGGGCACGATCCTCGAATCGCGCCGCTGCCTGCTCCTGGCCTGCGGGGCATCCAAGGCCAAAGCCATTGCCGCCACGATCGAGGGGCCGGTCACCGCCCAAGTGACGGCCAGCGCCCTGCAGTTGCATCGCGACGTGGTCTGCGTCGTCGACGAAGCGGCCGCCGGCTCGCTCGCTCGCCGCGAGTATTACCGCCAGGTCGAAGAGGCACAGGCCCGCTACCAACCCGATCGTGCCTAGCAGTCCGTTGAAAAACTCAACAGACTGCTAACAGGCTGCGGGGCCGATCTCCGATCTCCGAGCTTTCCGCTACTTGCTCCCCACCGCCGTCGGCGCCGCCCCGGCCGCGATGCAGTAGAGCCGCGCCGCCGTGCGGATCAACAGTTTGTCTCCCACGATCACGGGCGTGGCCATGCACATGTCGTCTTCCTGCAATGCGTTCGTGGAGAGCACCTCGAACTCGGGGCCGGTCTTGAGGACGAAGGTCACGCCATCCTCGTTGACGCAGTAGATCTTGTCGCCGTAGGTCCAGGGAGAGCTGGTGAAGGCGCGTCCCTCGGGAATGCGCTTGCGCGGATAGACCGGCTCGCCGGTCTTGGCGTGGAACGAGGCCATGAGACCGCGATCGTAGAGCACGTAGATCTGCTCGCCGACGATGATCGGCGTGGGGTGATACGGCCCTGCCTTCGGCTGGTACCAGGCCAGGTGCGGACTGAGCGCGGCCCCTTTCTCTTCGCTGGGAGTAAGGTCTCCTTCGGCGCCCGGCTTGATCACGTACATCGGGTTCTCGCCCCAAGCGACGTGCCCCGAGGTGAGGTACAAATTGCCGAAGCGCTCGAACGGGGTGGGGATCGCCAGGATCGAGCGCCCCTTGATCTGCCACAGCAACTTGCCCTCGAGATCGTACGAGCGGGCATAACCAATCGACGAGACAACCAACTCCGTACGCTCGGGCGTTTCCCAAATAAAGGGCGTCGAGTAGTTGGTCTTCTCCTCGCGCGGAACGCGCCACATCTCTTGGCCCGTCTTGGCATCGAGCGCGACCATATAGCTCGATTCCTCGTTGTCGTTCACGATATAGACACGCCCCTGGTAGACGATCGGCGAGATGCTCGTTCCCCAGCCGTAATTCGTTTCGCGGGCTTCGAACGGCAACGACCAGACCGGCTCGCCATCCATGGTGAAGCAGTACAGCCCCAGGTTGCCAAAGTAGGCGTAGATGCGTTCGCCGTCGGTGGTGGGCGTTTCGGAGGCGAGCGTGTTCTTGATGTGGTGAGGCTTGGGGGGCACGCCCGAATGACAGAGGCGCTCCCACAGCAGGCTGCCCGAGTCGAGGTCGTAGCAGAGGACCTTCCACTCGTGAACGCTCTTGTCGACGGGATACTTGTTGGCGTCGAGATCCTCGAGGTAGAGCCCCTTCTTGGGTTCTTGATTCTCGCCCAACGTGACGCAG
This genomic window from Pirellulales bacterium contains:
- a CDS encoding BBP7 family outer membrane beta-barrel protein produces the protein MRIFAPLSWAAAACVLGAAASAPAQQGGAAPSYLAVPAPVGQYGFTAQQAPTSGYPATQSYTAPAGYYDPTEQPAPPAPVHENKFDEALSSECCDTCQQCCEAPRSLWFGSAYGLVMTRSKPNRTWFSANSTNFDDQLLNGQDVSDDWGGGGGFTFGRAFCGCGDGCSMPAIQFSYWGLGPMNDQATLTGGYYNTPIYMSLNPLGVGMADDYFDGSPEHRLTRANEVHNVELNLIEYPVFSTNRTFNVSWLAGIRWFKFRDHLIFSAVRNGFTYGDAENTAFYDVNVDNNLIGAQLGAYANLQLTDRLSIFATPKFGIYNNYMTQNQSLYLLQQNGAPGFDINAKKNDVSFLTEIDLGVNYRFSRCITAFVGYRVVAATGIALSDDQVPPFLNDYPEMERIESDSSLVVHGATAGLWFNY
- a CDS encoding ParA family protein, translating into MRTIAIINQKGGVGKTTTSVNLSAALSALGRRVCVLDLDPQAHATLHLGIAPGRDDRSIYDVLTGSASLADVRCRVSDQLWVVGSHIDLAAAEVELAGVVGREMILRDKLRDDREDFDLLLVDCPPSLGVLTLNALSAVDEVIIPLQPHFLALHGLGKLLETVELVRQRINPRLRVTGIVLCMYDGATKLAAEVGQDIEDFLAHGREQRSPWSQAVLFQTRIRKNIRLAEAPSFGQSIFDYAADSNGAADYLALAHEIFLEPGPAESSASTAEEPAASGLTS
- the nagB gene encoding glucosamine-6-phosphate deaminase, yielding MRVIVEKDAESVARRGARFVAEIVRRRPTCVLGLATGGTVVGLYRELIRLHREGGLDFSRVASFNLDEYVGLDPTHPQSYRHFMQENLFDHLNIDVRNTHVPDGRALDFDAHCEQYERMIRDEGGIDLQLLGIGSDGHIAFNEPGSSLGSRTRLKTLTSETVRDNARFFGSEEEVPRCAITMGVGTILESRRCLLLACGASKAKAIAATIEGPVTAQVTASALQLHRDVVCVVDEAAAGSLARREYYRQVEEAQARYQPDRA
- a CDS encoding PQQ-binding-like beta-propeller repeat protein; protein product: MRIAFAALAIACSSPVCLAETNVPAFLTSREPVAADAATPPDHWSATENVRWKVDVPGLAWSSPIVWGNRVYLTTCVTLGENQEPKKGLYLEDLDANKYPVDKSVHEWKVLCYDLDSGSLLWERLCHSGVPPKPHHIKNTLASETPTTDGERIYAYFGNLGLYCFTMDGEPVWSLPFEARETNYGWGTSISPIVYQGRVYIVNDNEESSYMVALDAKTGQEMWRVPREEKTNYSTPFIWETPERTELVVSSIGYARSYDLEGKLLWQIKGRSILAIPTPFERFGNLYLTSGHVAWGENPMYVIKPGAEGDLTPSEEKGAALSPHLAWYQPKAGPYHPTPIIVGEQIYVLYDRGLMASFHAKTGEPVYPRKRIPEGRAFTSSPWTYGDKIYCVNEDGVTFVLKTGPEFEVLSTNALQEDDMCMATPVIVGDKLLIRTAARLYCIAAGAAPTAVGSK